Proteins encoded by one window of Bacillus sp. DTU_2020_1000418_1_SI_GHA_SEK_038:
- the spoIIP gene encoding stage II sporulation protein P produces the protein MRTKSAAHTLIVYFHGWLLSILSVFILAGVLTSPPAAFTSEHMNSLLKNIKADQLFIYLLKSENHYFYPNDPGLSFSNLSESTFRLATNIKPTDIRTFLGRELPGYSIFDTGIEVAGEGTDYTNLPFESAPPIDFLLKEKEIASENLAGEDTSDNTAAPPPLDGKKSVFIYHSHSWESFTPLLKGVNHPDEAVSSNERVNVIAVGKRLSEKLALKGIGVEHDKTNMASLLNQKDWNYNQSYLLSREVAKTAMASNKNLNFLIDIHRDSQRRELTTKEINGKKYARMFFVVGKEHKNYQKNLQLATELHHRLEAKFPGISRGVFKKGKSEGNGIYNQDLSERALLIEFGGVDNDLIELYHSIDAFSDVFSEFYWEAEMVHGEGS, from the coding sequence ATGAGAACTAAATCAGCGGCACATACTTTAATTGTCTATTTTCACGGGTGGCTTTTGAGCATTCTTTCCGTCTTTATTTTAGCAGGAGTTTTAACTTCACCCCCCGCTGCCTTTACCTCTGAGCATATGAATTCATTATTAAAAAATATAAAGGCTGACCAGCTTTTTATTTATCTTCTAAAGTCCGAGAATCATTATTTCTATCCTAATGATCCAGGTTTAAGCTTTTCCAATTTATCAGAAAGTACTTTCAGGCTTGCCACCAATATTAAGCCGACAGATATTCGCACCTTTCTGGGGCGAGAACTTCCAGGGTATTCGATCTTCGATACGGGGATTGAGGTAGCTGGTGAAGGAACGGATTATACGAATTTGCCTTTCGAATCTGCGCCTCCGATTGACTTTCTTTTAAAAGAAAAAGAGATTGCCAGTGAAAATCTAGCTGGCGAGGATACATCCGATAATACAGCAGCACCTCCTCCCTTAGATGGAAAAAAGAGTGTGTTTATCTATCATTCTCACAGCTGGGAGTCCTTCACTCCGTTGTTAAAAGGAGTCAATCATCCTGATGAGGCCGTAAGCTCCAATGAACGAGTCAATGTAATTGCGGTTGGCAAAAGGCTCAGTGAAAAATTAGCATTAAAAGGGATTGGAGTGGAGCATGACAAAACAAATATGGCCTCACTCCTTAATCAAAAAGATTGGAACTATAACCAATCCTATCTTCTATCCCGTGAGGTCGCCAAAACGGCTATGGCTTCCAATAAGAACCTCAATTTCCTAATAGATATTCATCGGGATTCGCAAAGGCGAGAGTTGACAACAAAAGAGATAAATGGCAAGAAATATGCGCGGATGTTTTTTGTTGTTGGAAAGGAACATAAAAATTATCAGAAGAATTTACAGTTAGCTACAGAGCTTCATCATCGCCTTGAAGCTAAGTTTCCAGGAATAAGCAGAGGTGTATTTAAGAAAGGAAAGAGCGAAGGAAACGGAATTTATAATCAAGATTTATCAGAGCGGGCACTCTTAATTGAATTTGGCGGCGTTGACAATGATTTAATTGAGCTCTATCATTCAATAGATGCTTTTTCAGACGTTTTCAGCGAATTTTACTGGGAGGCAGAGATGGTACATGGCGAAGGTTCTTAA
- a CDS encoding (S)-benzoin forming benzil reductase — protein MKFAIITGASKGLGASIAERMINEKIGVIAVSRTDSSELKEKASVNEVFYQHFSCNLAFPEEVEKSVHEILSLLESKKAEVIYVINNAGVIEPIATAGALDHQALIANVQINLIAPIMITNIVLKNAIAPLKIVNVSSGAAERPIQGWSAYCGTKAGLNMFTETAAAEQKTAGAPHEIIAFSPGIMDTDMQGTIRASAKEAFKDLEKFKEYKEKGMLRPAKVVADALVNLLLEDQIDSGKIYRVNDLI, from the coding sequence ATGAAGTTCGCAATTATTACTGGGGCATCTAAAGGTCTTGGCGCCTCGATTGCAGAAAGAATGATCAATGAAAAGATTGGGGTTATTGCTGTTTCAAGAACCGATAGTTCAGAGCTAAAAGAGAAGGCTTCCGTAAACGAAGTTTTCTATCAGCATTTCTCATGTAATCTTGCTTTTCCTGAAGAAGTAGAAAAAAGCGTCCATGAAATTCTCTCACTGCTAGAATCAAAAAAAGCTGAGGTCATTTATGTGATTAATAATGCTGGTGTGATTGAGCCGATCGCAACAGCAGGCGCACTTGATCATCAAGCATTGATTGCAAATGTCCAGATTAACTTAATTGCACCAATAATGATCACAAATATTGTATTAAAAAATGCAATTGCTCCGCTTAAAATCGTCAATGTATCATCAGGTGCCGCTGAAAGGCCTATTCAAGGCTGGAGTGCCTACTGCGGTACAAAAGCAGGTCTGAATATGTTTACAGAAACGGCCGCAGCCGAACAAAAAACAGCCGGGGCACCTCATGAAATCATCGCCTTCAGTCCAGGTATTATGGACACGGATATGCAGGGAACCATCCGCGCCTCCGCCAAAGAGGCATTCAAGGATCTTGAAAAATTCAAGGAGTATAAGGAAAAAGGGATGCTTCGTCCAGCTAAAGTAGTCGCGGATGCGTTAGTCAACTTGCTTTTGGAGGATCAAATAGATAGCGGGAAGATTTATCGCGTAAATGATTTAATATAA
- a CDS encoding DUF4097 family beta strand repeat-containing protein — protein sequence MKRILIIFLILIGLYLLVTSNVASLFPFGKGEAEAKVTKNIDSIDIDASSIKTVIIPEKRNDIKAELDGKGEVSIKKSGNSIQVEYKRSWFSSFTFFNNKSVLNIYIPESYDRSMDINVGSGYLVFEGKSKNQPMKLEELDINLGSGKIDLKHLNVEEFRNDVSSGMITIDSLITKEGSVDVNSGIVKIRQYEGMLAADVSSGQLDIQMDKVTDHIDVEVSSGHLKLDLPEDADFTLNGKVSSGIIKSDIPLQDKIQDKNKISGKSGNGKYQLNVSVSSGLVNIY from the coding sequence TTGAAAAGAATATTAATCATTTTCTTGATTTTGATTGGACTATATTTATTGGTGACATCGAATGTGGCCAGCCTTTTTCCTTTTGGAAAAGGGGAAGCCGAAGCTAAAGTGACAAAGAATATTGATTCGATAGACATTGATGCTTCTTCTATAAAAACGGTCATCATACCTGAGAAAAGAAACGATATTAAAGCGGAGCTTGATGGAAAAGGGGAAGTGTCCATTAAGAAAAGCGGGAACAGTATTCAAGTTGAATATAAAAGGAGTTGGTTTAGCAGCTTTACCTTTTTTAATAATAAGTCCGTTCTAAATATCTATATTCCGGAAAGTTATGATCGCAGCATGGATATTAATGTAGGCTCTGGATATTTAGTCTTTGAAGGAAAGTCGAAAAATCAGCCAATGAAACTTGAAGAACTTGATATCAATCTTGGTTCAGGAAAAATAGATCTTAAACATTTGAATGTAGAGGAATTCCGCAATGATGTTTCCTCGGGTATGATTACAATCGATTCCTTAATAACCAAGGAAGGCTCGGTTGACGTTAACTCGGGAATCGTTAAAATCCGCCAATATGAAGGAATGCTAGCTGCCGATGTTTCATCAGGACAGTTAGATATCCAAATGGACAAAGTGACAGATCATATTGATGTCGAGGTTAGCTCTGGACACTTAAAGCTTGATCTTCCAGAGGATGCTGATTTTACGCTAAATGGCAAAGTGAGCAGCGGAATCATTAAGTCCGATATTCCTCTTCAGGATAAAATTCAAGATAAAAATAAAATCAGCGGCAAATCAGGTAATGGAAAATATCAATTAAATGTCTCTGTTTCAAGCGGGCTTGTGAATATTTATTAA
- a CDS encoding ABC transporter ATP-binding protein: MKVVEIKNLEFGYTRTGTPIIDDFSFTMDTGEIVGILGQSGSGKSTLLRLISGLEMPAKGTITVGGKTVVDDRIFVQPEDRGVGMVFQDYALFPHMTVKENILFGLSRMARKDRKPRVQEMLELVYLEDFGDRYPHELSGGQQQRVALARALAPKPKVLLMDEPFSNLDADLKESIREDLLLILKKANMTCMIVTHDRQDVEAICNYSITMCPLVVEQGAAGEKFQTL, from the coding sequence ATGAAGGTAGTAGAGATAAAGAATCTTGAATTTGGCTATACGCGAACAGGAACACCGATTATTGATGATTTTTCCTTTACGATGGATACGGGGGAAATTGTTGGTATATTAGGTCAGAGTGGAAGCGGAAAAAGTACATTACTGCGCTTAATATCGGGTTTAGAGATGCCTGCAAAAGGGACTATAACCGTTGGAGGTAAAACGGTTGTCGATGATCGTATATTTGTTCAGCCTGAGGACAGAGGGGTTGGGATGGTTTTTCAAGATTATGCCTTATTTCCTCATATGACTGTAAAAGAAAATATCCTATTCGGCTTATCGCGAATGGCTCGAAAGGATCGGAAGCCGCGTGTACAGGAAATGCTCGAACTTGTCTATTTAGAGGATTTCGGAGATCGTTATCCTCATGAACTGAGCGGCGGCCAGCAGCAGAGGGTGGCATTGGCGAGGGCGCTTGCCCCAAAACCAAAAGTATTATTAATGGATGAACCATTTAGTAATTTAGATGCCGATTTGAAAGAATCTATCCGTGAAGACTTACTCTTAATCTTGAAAAAAGCAAATATGACCTGTATGATAGTAACCCATGACCGCCAAGATGTTGAGGCCATTTGCAACTACAGCATCACCATGTGCCCGCTCGTAGTCGAACAAGGAGCAGCAGGTGAGAAATTTCAAACATTATAG
- a CDS encoding iron ABC transporter permease, with protein sequence MGINQIKQFFKKDFNSWWVISMMGAAVILLPILFIFFSLFHEPNDNWFQIRQYLLKTYVANTVILVVLTGIFTALLGVTLAWLTSAYDFPLKRFFRWGLLLPLAIPPYIAAYTYRTMFSYTGVIQSTFRNHFDYQIDPELISISSMRGAIFIFTLFLFPYVYIMTRAFLESQSSSFFENARLLGRKPLAIFIQVVLPLSRPAIVAGAVLVIYEVLSDYGVTSYFGIHTISTAIFQTWFGMYDIDSAMRLAAWLMVVIVGLFFLERLLRQRRRYNLNNKSRPLVPMKLRGIKAAAAFAYCGIVFLLGFLIPLIQLIAWAKLTFSKVWNDTFYTLFLQTVYVAAISTFIILILSVIVANVCRKHTTGSYVLAKLTTTGYSIPGAIIAIGVLAMFITLDKWLAPVYSLIGLGRAPLILSLSLVMLIVGYAIRFMATGFNAVEVGFEKIGTKYSEASRMLGLSMTKTFFKVDLPLIKGALVSGFILTFVEICKELPLALLLRPFNFDTLATKTFQYAKDEQIYEASISSLMIIGISVLSVVVFQMIDKKVQR encoded by the coding sequence ATGGGTATAAACCAAATCAAACAATTCTTTAAAAAAGATTTTAATAGCTGGTGGGTCATCAGCATGATGGGGGCGGCGGTTATTCTGCTGCCCATCCTGTTTATCTTTTTCTCTCTATTTCACGAGCCTAATGATAACTGGTTTCAAATTCGCCAATATTTATTAAAAACATATGTAGCAAACACGGTAATCCTTGTCGTATTAACAGGGATTTTTACTGCGTTATTGGGGGTTACCCTCGCATGGCTCACCTCAGCATATGATTTTCCGCTTAAGCGTTTCTTTCGCTGGGGCTTATTATTGCCGTTAGCCATCCCGCCTTATATCGCTGCTTATACGTATCGGACGATGTTCAGCTATACGGGTGTGATCCAATCAACCTTCCGGAACCATTTTGATTATCAAATTGATCCAGAGCTCATTTCGATTTCATCCATGCGCGGAGCGATCTTTATATTTACATTATTTCTTTTTCCCTATGTATATATTATGACGAGGGCTTTTCTAGAGAGCCAAAGTTCTTCCTTTTTCGAGAATGCGAGATTGCTTGGAAGAAAACCGCTCGCAATTTTTATTCAGGTTGTGCTGCCGCTCTCAAGACCGGCCATTGTGGCGGGCGCCGTTTTGGTCATTTATGAAGTGCTAAGTGATTATGGGGTCACTAGCTATTTTGGCATCCACACGATATCAACAGCGATTTTTCAGACATGGTTTGGGATGTATGATATTGATTCAGCGATGAGGCTTGCGGCATGGCTAATGGTCGTTATTGTTGGATTGTTTTTCTTAGAAAGACTGTTGAGGCAAAGACGCCGTTATAATCTAAATAATAAATCAAGACCGCTTGTGCCAATGAAGCTGAGGGGAATAAAGGCTGCTGCTGCTTTTGCCTATTGCGGAATCGTGTTTTTACTAGGATTTCTCATTCCATTGATACAGTTAATAGCATGGGCAAAGCTGACATTTAGTAAGGTTTGGAACGATACTTTTTATACATTATTTTTGCAAACGGTTTATGTGGCGGCTATTTCAACCTTTATTATTCTTATTCTTTCAGTGATCGTTGCTAATGTATGCCGAAAACACACAACAGGTTCCTATGTATTAGCAAAATTAACAACAACAGGATACTCCATTCCGGGTGCGATTATCGCGATAGGCGTCCTTGCGATGTTTATTACACTTGATAAATGGCTTGCTCCTGTTTACTCATTAATAGGTTTAGGACGGGCACCATTGATCTTGAGTCTCTCGTTAGTGATGCTGATTGTCGGCTATGCAATTCGTTTTATGGCGACAGGATTTAATGCGGTTGAAGTAGGCTTTGAAAAAATCGGTACAAAGTATTCTGAAGCATCGAGAATGCTTGGTCTTAGTATGACGAAAACGTTTTTTAAAGTAGATCTGCCATTAATTAAGGGAGCTTTAGTCAGCGGATTTATTTTAACATTTGTTGAAATTTGCAAGGAGCTTCCGTTAGCATTATTGTTAAGACCGTTTAATTTTGATACGCTGGCAACGAAGACTTTTCAGTATGCAAAGGATGAACAAATCTATGAGGCATCGATTTCATCCTTGATGATTATAGGCATAAGTGTTTTGTCGGTTGTAGTATTTCAAATGATTGATAAGAAGGTGCAGCGATGA
- a CDS encoding Fe(3+) ABC transporter substrate-binding protein: MKLSKVFKPVLASVLLTVGLAGCGANNNSSEGDKAAQEPKKEENQVVNIYTARHYEADEAVYKNFTEETGIQVNVVKGEAEELIERLKREGESTQADLFITVDGGVLANAKNNDVLQPVQSDIINKNVPENLRDTDNNWIGMSTRARVIVYSKDRVSPDELSTYEALTEDKWNGKVLARSSTSLYNQSLLASFIELNGEEKAEQWAQGIVNNFARQPDGGDRDQAKAIAAGTGDVAIMNTYYVGLLVNSADPEEKKVGESIGVFFPNQETNGTHVNISGIGLTKHSKNPENATKLIEYMTGVEAQEYLSANNFEFPVNPEAKKPEILQTWGDFKMQELNFDTLGQHNHKAIEIFNKTGWK; encoded by the coding sequence ATGAAACTATCTAAAGTATTTAAGCCCGTCCTTGCAAGTGTATTACTAACGGTTGGTTTAGCTGGCTGTGGAGCAAATAACAATAGCTCAGAGGGAGATAAGGCAGCCCAGGAACCTAAAAAAGAAGAGAATCAAGTCGTTAATATTTACACAGCTAGACACTATGAGGCTGACGAAGCAGTATATAAAAACTTCACAGAAGAAACTGGTATCCAAGTGAATGTGGTTAAAGGGGAAGCGGAAGAACTAATTGAGCGCTTAAAGCGTGAGGGCGAAAGCACCCAGGCCGATTTATTCATTACAGTTGATGGCGGAGTTCTAGCGAATGCGAAGAATAATGATGTTCTTCAGCCTGTTCAATCTGACATTATTAATAAAAATGTCCCTGAGAACCTTCGTGATACAGATAACAACTGGATCGGCATGTCAACTAGAGCACGTGTCATTGTCTACTCTAAAGACCGCGTATCTCCAGATGAGCTTTCTACATATGAAGCTTTAACGGAAGATAAATGGAATGGGAAAGTATTGGCTCGTTCTTCAACAAGTTTATACAATCAGTCTTTACTAGCTTCTTTCATTGAGTTAAACGGCGAAGAAAAGGCTGAACAATGGGCGCAAGGAATTGTGAATAACTTTGCTCGCCAGCCTGATGGCGGTGACCGTGACCAAGCTAAAGCGATTGCAGCTGGAACTGGTGATGTTGCGATCATGAACACTTACTATGTTGGATTGCTTGTGAATTCTGCAGATCCTGAAGAAAAGAAAGTTGGAGAAAGCATCGGCGTATTTTTCCCGAATCAAGAAACAAATGGAACACATGTAAATATTAGTGGAATTGGTTTAACAAAGCATAGCAAAAATCCTGAGAATGCGACAAAACTAATCGAATACATGACAGGTGTTGAAGCACAGGAATACTTATCTGCAAATAACTTCGAATTCCCAGTGAATCCGGAAGCAAAAAAACCAGAGATTCTTCAAACTTGGGGCGACTTTAAAATGCAGGAGCTAAATTTTGATACTTTAGGGCAACATAATCATAAAGCCATTGAAATCTTTAATAAAACAGGTTGGAAGTAA
- the aes gene encoding acetyl esterase, whose translation MNKFNAYKMMTPKMLETLAKQNELVQDAFSTDVTFEEMRESYIKERKYWNEGGPEPKKTIDLKLEGPHGLFDVRFHYPVQRSGKGAIVYIHGGGFVVGNLDTHSKIMRLLSEETGSVVIGIDYHLAPEYKYPVQVEECTFLIEWLKNHSEEYDIDKNDIALAGDSGGANLSLATALYLRDQKKDVSYIRCLLLYYGGYGLTDSKSMRLFGGDYDGLSRKDLMTYTKMYIGEENTNLRYFDCFSNDLTKEVPPCYIAYGNLDPLMDDSKLLYDILTYNNIKAELEEFNGVIHAFLHHSRILPESLKAIQHGANFYKSLAEF comes from the coding sequence ATGAACAAATTTAATGCATACAAAATGATGACTCCTAAAATGCTTGAAACATTAGCAAAACAAAATGAACTTGTTCAGGATGCATTTTCAACGGATGTAACCTTTGAGGAAATGCGTGAAAGTTATATTAAGGAAAGAAAGTATTGGAATGAAGGTGGTCCTGAACCGAAAAAAACGATTGATTTAAAGTTAGAAGGACCACATGGACTATTTGATGTTCGCTTCCATTACCCCGTACAGAGGTCAGGAAAGGGTGCAATAGTTTATATTCATGGAGGTGGATTTGTAGTAGGAAATCTTGACACACATAGTAAAATTATGCGCTTATTATCGGAAGAAACAGGTTCAGTTGTCATCGGAATTGACTATCACTTAGCTCCTGAATATAAATACCCAGTACAAGTAGAAGAATGTACTTTCTTAATAGAGTGGTTAAAAAATCATTCGGAAGAATATGATATCGATAAGAATGATATTGCGCTTGCTGGGGATTCAGGTGGAGCCAACTTATCATTAGCTACGGCTTTATATTTAAGAGATCAAAAGAAAGATGTTTCTTATATACGTTGTTTATTGCTTTATTACGGTGGTTATGGACTAACTGATTCGAAATCCATGCGTTTATTTGGCGGAGATTACGATGGATTAAGTCGTAAAGATTTAATGACATATACAAAAATGTATATAGGTGAGGAAAATACAAATTTACGTTATTTTGACTGTTTCTCAAATGATTTAACGAAAGAAGTGCCACCTTGTTATATTGCTTATGGAAATTTAGATCCACTTATGGATGACAGTAAATTATTATATGATATTTTGACATATAATAATATAAAAGCAGAATTAGAAGAGTTTAATGGTGTAATCCATGCTTTCTTACACCATTCTCGGATTCTTCCAGAATCCTTAAAGGCAATTCAACATGGTGCAAATTTCTATAAATCATTAGCTGAATTTTAG
- a CDS encoding BCCT family transporter codes for MQGETIVKESIVKKPKIFTIIFIISALITAFFSIFSLINPSALAKIMTFIQTLFATQYGWMAMLIPVICMGFLVVLGISKYGKIVIGGKDAKPDYNLFSWLAMLFTSSIGIGIIYFGVNEPLYAYYLAPSSTEAPNVMEAAREAMGTALYHWGVSVWAIFSVVGLVMAYFVSKHNIRYLPGDVIEKSFGRRKWVPLTKNMMNVLAIVCSAMTIAATMGLGSVQISTGINQVINTGSSLKGILPYFVLFLLLIVCFFASTTKKVGKGMQVLGDWNVYLAIAILVFAMLFGPTRYILNQVVQLLGTYIDQLIPRNFDMFLFSNDLTYSTTWDVANNMWWISWTPFMGVFIASISKGRTIRQFAFATMTIPVIFMLFWHAAFGGIALLDAVLGTGNIAKNALESPEVTFFAILETMPWSKLTSIATIVLLIMFISTTVTSAALSLARMTDIEGKEAAPVRSAVWVILMTIIALTGIFSTTLGGNDALNAVKSLATTLSYPYLFFFILMITAFIKQLMKDKHQI; via the coding sequence ATGCAAGGAGAGACTATTGTTAAAGAAAGTATTGTAAAAAAACCTAAAATCTTCACTATTATTTTCATTATTTCTGCTTTAATTACCGCATTTTTTTCTATCTTTTCGTTAATTAACCCAAGTGCACTTGCAAAAATTATGACGTTTATTCAGACCTTATTTGCAACGCAGTACGGGTGGATGGCTATGCTGATTCCTGTTATATGCATGGGATTTTTAGTTGTATTAGGAATTTCTAAATACGGGAAGATCGTCATAGGCGGCAAAGATGCCAAGCCGGATTATAATCTTTTTTCTTGGCTAGCGATGCTATTTACATCTTCCATTGGTATAGGAATCATTTACTTTGGTGTAAATGAACCACTTTATGCTTATTATTTAGCACCGAGCAGCACAGAGGCTCCCAATGTAATGGAAGCAGCTAGAGAAGCAATGGGCACCGCCCTTTATCATTGGGGTGTATCTGTATGGGCAATTTTTAGTGTTGTCGGTTTAGTTATGGCTTACTTTGTTTCAAAACACAACATTCGCTATTTACCTGGTGATGTCATTGAAAAAAGTTTTGGCAGGAGAAAGTGGGTACCTTTAACAAAAAACATGATGAATGTTTTAGCTATTGTATGCTCTGCTATGACAATAGCAGCCACAATGGGATTAGGAAGTGTGCAAATATCTACTGGGATTAATCAAGTGATTAATACAGGTTCTTCTTTGAAGGGAATTCTCCCGTATTTTGTGCTATTCCTTTTACTTATTGTATGTTTTTTTGCATCAACTACGAAGAAAGTCGGCAAAGGGATGCAAGTTTTAGGGGATTGGAATGTCTATTTAGCCATCGCCATTTTGGTTTTTGCTATGTTATTTGGACCGACACGCTATATATTAAACCAAGTTGTGCAATTACTAGGAACATATATTGATCAACTGATCCCAAGAAATTTTGACATGTTTTTATTTAGTAATGATCTTACCTATTCGACGACATGGGATGTTGCCAATAATATGTGGTGGATTTCATGGACACCTTTTATGGGGGTATTCATTGCATCTATTTCAAAAGGCAGAACGATTCGCCAATTCGCTTTTGCCACTATGACAATACCGGTAATATTTATGTTATTTTGGCATGCTGCTTTTGGCGGAATTGCTCTTTTAGATGCTGTTTTAGGAACTGGAAATATCGCTAAAAACGCTTTAGAAAGTCCAGAAGTTACATTCTTTGCAATTCTTGAGACTATGCCTTGGTCTAAATTAACCTCCATTGCAACAATCGTGCTATTGATTATGTTTATTTCAACGACAGTGACAAGTGCAGCCTTATCATTAGCAAGAATGACAGATATAGAAGGGAAAGAAGCTGCCCCTGTTAGAAGTGCAGTATGGGTTATACTCATGACCATAATCGCGTTAACGGGTATTTTCTCTACTACTTTAGGTGGAAATGATGCATTAAATGCGGTGAAATCTTTGGCCACTACTCTATCGTATCCTTATCTATTTTTCTTCATATTAATGATAACTGCATTTATTAAACAGTTAATGAAAGATAAACATCAAATATAA
- a CDS encoding tartrate dehydrogenase — MKHYKIAVIPGDGIGPEVIQEGVKILNTIAEHDSSFHFEFSYFPWGCEYYAKHGVMMDKDGMEILKEFDAIFLGAVGYPGVPDHISLWDLLLKIRKGFDQYVNIRPIKLLKGAPHILIGVNREDIDMLFIRENTEGEYAGAGDWLFEGQENEVVLQNAVFSRKGTERIIRYAFEVAKKEGKTLTSISKANALNYSMVFWDQVFEQVSKDYPEVKTASYLVDAAAMLMVKDPKRFEVVVTSNLFGDILTDLGAALAGGIGLAAGANVNPERKYPSMFEPIHGSAPDIAGKGLANPLATIWSASQIMDFLGHENYGSLIIEAIERILVEGKSLTPDMGGTATTEEVGTLVAEQIKALIGSRLTS; from the coding sequence ATGAAACATTATAAAATTGCTGTTATTCCAGGTGATGGAATCGGGCCTGAGGTCATTCAAGAAGGGGTCAAAATTCTTAATACGATCGCTGAACATGATTCATCCTTTCATTTCGAATTCTCCTATTTTCCATGGGGATGCGAGTATTATGCGAAGCATGGTGTCATGATGGACAAAGACGGAATGGAAATTTTAAAAGAATTCGATGCAATTTTCCTAGGGGCAGTCGGTTATCCTGGTGTCCCAGATCATATTTCACTCTGGGATTTATTGCTGAAAATTCGCAAAGGCTTTGATCAATATGTAAATATTAGACCGATTAAGCTGTTAAAAGGAGCCCCACATATTCTAATAGGTGTGAATCGAGAAGATATTGATATGCTTTTCATTCGTGAAAATACAGAGGGAGAATATGCTGGAGCTGGAGATTGGCTGTTTGAAGGTCAAGAAAATGAAGTTGTTCTCCAAAACGCTGTATTTTCTAGAAAAGGAACAGAACGAATTATCAGGTATGCCTTTGAGGTAGCCAAAAAAGAAGGGAAAACCTTAACGAGTATTAGCAAAGCCAATGCTTTAAATTATTCGATGGTGTTCTGGGATCAAGTTTTTGAGCAAGTAAGTAAGGATTATCCTGAGGTGAAGACTGCATCCTATCTTGTTGATGCTGCCGCGATGCTCATGGTTAAAGATCCAAAGCGATTTGAAGTAGTGGTTACTTCAAATTTATTTGGAGATATTTTGACAGATTTAGGAGCTGCCCTAGCTGGCGGAATTGGCTTGGCTGCTGGTGCAAACGTAAATCCAGAAAGAAAATATCCGTCTATGTTTGAACCTATTCACGGTTCTGCCCCTGATATTGCAGGTAAAGGTCTAGCTAATCCGTTGGCAACCATTTGGTCTGCTAGCCAAATAATGGATTTTCTTGGACACGAAAATTATGGTAGCTTAATAATAGAAGCCATTGAACGAATCTTGGTTGAAGGAAAAAGCCTGACTCCTGATATGGGCGGAACGGCTACTACGGAGGAAGTTGGAACTCTAGTTGCTGAACAGATTAAAGCTTTAATTGGGTCTAGGCTAACGTCATGA